Proteins encoded within one genomic window of Anopheles gambiae chromosome 3, idAnoGambNW_F1_1, whole genome shotgun sequence:
- the LOC1279681 gene encoding protein single-minded isoform X1, producing the protein MKMSQLGTVYATKRRRRNGKSIKTTPKEGITKSNPSKRHRERLNAELDLLASLLPFEQNILSKLDRLSILRLSVSYLRIKSYFQVVMHKEKGENGLMPHSVSEESYRARDFTSYDHSFIVDSDMFLQALNGFIMILTCEGEVFFATHTIESYLGFHQSDIIHQSVYELVHSEDREELQKQLLWNSFLPADLSGIQLSEALVPEKDKLLERSFTVRFRCLLDNTSGFLRLDIRGRVKILHGQNKKNEEPPLALFAFCTPFGPPSLLEIPPKENMFKSKHKLDFSLVSMDHKGKNTLGYSDSELANMGGYDLVHYDDLAYVASAHQELLKTGASGMIAYRYQKKDGAWQWLQTSSRLVYKNSKPDFVICTHRQLMEEEGRDLLGKRTMDFKVSYLDAGISSTYFESEQLSIVSSNNSSAPSSPTTSQQRANRRYKTQLRDFLSTCRHKRKLPNQCAAEQVSPSVSVVDYIPGGPPGTAAAAAAVAAAAYSNSINSVYSPAAHFPGTAPDNVYMTGPVHSSNFYPMPDNLFHQYRLQGVSGYYPEYHTSTSASTFVPTNGLIPYDSYGITKEDTMRWHEGTKSYGPPGESGQSHPASAESSQQPDAPSGCATSEAPYLVSGFAAAAVSTDPRSPHVPKGSCHQTVKSVSPHSSEELVDPCCTVDGNATPTKDSIDRHAHHGSQAHHGPHSTQHHHPGTHHQASHHNAHHHHHQHHQAVQHHQDIQQLHPHTHPHSHPTHRHRNGDGTEEHKLGGVKSPAASSSPIRHNEPQRQTVLMWGTSYNNNSISGNDDPHVASGNGSPSYDYIDSAGNFNMVNLSKSGSIGASISSSELNNTSSSINASSATSTNANPNQTHSVPCEPPPQSSGEPILEPAIDNVSRTIAKPITSHVALNKSKQLQPSDSSGGNNNTYSGKHQPKAYANHSANQPPTTPHSVPPQQQPEPLVDGTTVVPMDPTNNNNMTTSSVDTKWYCTDDA; encoded by the exons ATGAAAATGAGTCAGCTGGGAACAGTTTATGCCACCAAAAGGAGGCGTCGCAATGGCAAAAG TATCAAGACTACACCAAAAGAGGGCATCACGAAAAGCAATCCTTCCAAAAGACACCGGGAGCGGCTAAACGCAGAGCTAGATCTTTTGGCTTCGTTACTTCCATTTGAGCAAAACATATTGAGTAAGCTGGACAGATTAAGCATTCTTCGGCTGTCGGTGAGCTATTTGAGGATTAAAAGCTATTTTCAAG TGGTGATGCACAAAGAAAAGGGTGAAAATGGATTGATGCCACACTCCGTTTCAGAGGAAAGCTATCGGGCGCGAGATTTTACTTCCTATGATCATAGCTTTATAGTGGACAGCGACATGTTTTTGCAG gCACTTAATGGTTTCATTATGATTCTCACCTGTGAGGGAGAAGTATTCTTTGCAACACACACCATAGAAAGCTACCTAGGATTTCATCAG tccgatatcatcCATCAATCCGTATACGAGCTGGTACATTCTGAAGACCGTGAAGAGCTGCAGAAACAACTGTTGTGGAACTCCTTCCTGCCGGCTGATCTATCCGGTATTCAGCTGTCCGAAGCTTTAGTGCCTGAAAAGGATAAGCTTTTGGAGCGAAGCTTTACCGTTCGATTTCGCTGTTTGTTAGACAATACTTCCGGCTTTctg CGCTTGGATATACGTGGCCGGGTGAAGATACTACATggacaaaataaaaagaatgAAGAGCCTCCACTTGCTCTGTTTGCATTTTGTACACCATTTGGGCCTCCCAGCTTACTAGAGATTCCACCGAAAGAGAATATGTTTAAGTCCAAGCATAAACTCGACTTTTCGCTTGTTTCTATGGATCACAA AGGGAAAAATACTCTGGGatattccgattccgagctgGCAAACATGGGAGGATACGATTTGGTGCACTACGATGACTTAGCTTACGTGGCAAGCGCTCATCAGGAAC TACTAAAAACGGGAGCCTCGGGAATGATCGCCTATCGGTATCAGAAGAAGGATGGTGCATGGCAATGGCTGCAAACAAGCTCTAGGCTGGTGTATAAAAATTCCAAGCCTGACTTTGTCATCTGTACCCATCGTCAGCTGATGGAGGAAGAAGGGCGGGATTTACTCGGCAAACGCACGATGGATTTTAAA GTTAGCTATTTGGATGCTGGCATCTCTTCGACCTATTTCGAGTCAGAACAGTTGAGTATAGTAAGCTCAAATAATAGCAGCGCACCCAGTTCGCCGACCACATCCCAGCAACGTGCCAATCGGCGTTATAAAACACAGCTGCGCGATTTTCTCTCCACCTGTCGCCACAAGCGCAAGCTACCGAACCAATGTGCTGCCGAACAG GTTTCGCCTAGTGTGTCCGTAGTGGATTACATTCCTGGTGGACCGCCAGGTACGGCGGCCGCGGCAGCCGCAGTGGCTGCAGCTGCCTATTCCAACAGCATTAATAGTGTGTATTCGCCTGCAGCACACTTTCCCGGTACTGCGCCAGACAACGTGTATATGACCGGGCCGGTTCACTCGTCGAATTTTTACCCGATGCCCGATAATCTTTTCCACCAGTATCGGCTGCAAGGTGTAAGTGGCTACTATCCCGAGTATCATACCAGCACTAGTGCATCCACCTTTGTTCCTACTAACGGGCTTATTCCGTACGACAGTTATGGAATCACTAAAGAGGACACCATGCGATGGCATGAGGGGACAAAGAGCTACGGTCCACCCGGCGAGTCAGGCCAATCGCACCCGGCCAGTGCCGAATCGTCGCAACAACCGGATGCACCTAGTGGATGTGCCACAAGCGAAGCACCATATCTGGTTAGTGGctttgctgcagctgcagtcAGTACCGATCCTCGATCCCCTCATGTTCCCAAAGGCTCGTGCCACCAGACTGTTAAAAGTGTTTCCCCACACTCATCCGAGGAGCTGGTCGATCCTTGCTGTACGGTAGATGGTAACGCCACACCGACCAAAGATTCAATCGATCGTCACGCACACCATGGCAGCCAGGCGCATCATGGGCCGCACAgcacacaacaccaccatcccGGTACCCATCATCAAGCCTCCCACCATAatgctcaccaccaccatcaccaacatCACCAAGCTGTGCAACATCATCAGGATATTCAGCAGCTGCATCCGCACACGCATCCTCATTCGCATCCCACTCATCGCCATCGGAACGGTGATGGGACGGAGGAACACAAATTGGGCGGCGTAAAATCACCGGCCGCTTCCTCGTCGCCTATCCGCCACAACGAGCCGCAGCGCCAGACCGTTCTGATGTGGGGTACGTCTTACAATAATAATTCCATCAGTGGCAACGATGATCCTCACGTTGCCAGTGGCAATGGATCGCCGTCCTACGATTATATTGACTCTGCGGGTAACTTTAATATGGTCAACCTGTCAAAATCCGGCTCCATCGGTGCCTCTATAAGTAGTAGTGAATTGAATAATACTAGTAGTTCTATCAATGCGAGCTCCGCTACATCCACTAACGCTAATCCCAACCAAACACATTCGGTTCCTTGCGAGCCACCGCCACAATCGTCTGGTGAACCGATCCTGGAGCCAGCAATCGACAACGTTTCGCGCACGATCGCAAAACCTATCACATCGCACGTTGCGCTTAATAAATCGAAGCAACTGCAACCCTCCGATTCCAGCGGTGGTAACAACAACACTTACAGTGGCAAACACCAGCCAAAAGCCTATGCTAACCATTCTGCTAACCAACCTCCAACAACACCACACTCAGTACCGCCTCAGCAACAGCCTGAGCCGCTGGTCGATGGAACGACTGTCGTTCCAATGGACCCaaccaataacaacaacatgaCTACTTCTTCCGTCGATACTAAATGGTACTGCACCGATGATGCATAA
- the LOC1279681 gene encoding aryl hydrocarbon receptor isoform X2: MKMSQLGTVYATKRRRRNGKSIKTTPKEGITKSNPSKRHRERLNAELDLLASLLPFEQNILSKLDRLSILRLSVSYLRIKSYFQVVMHKEKGENGLMPHSVSEESYRARDFTSYDHSFIVDSDMFLQALNGFIMILTCEGEVFFATHTIESYLGFHQSDIIHQSVYELVHSEDREELQKQLLWNSFLPADLSGIQLSEALVPEKDKLLERSFTVRFRCLLDNTSGFLRLDIRGRVKILHGQNKKNEEPPLALFAFCTPFGPPSLLEIPPKENMFKSKHKLDFSLVSMDHKGKNTLGYSDSELANMGGYDLVHYDDLAYVASAHQELLKTGASGMIAYRYQKKDGAWQWLQTSSRLVYKNSKPDFVICTHRQLMEEEGRDLLGKRTMDFKVSYLDAGISSTYFESEQLSIVSSNNSSAPSSPTTSQQRANRRYKTQLRDFLSTCRHKRKLPNQCAAEQVSPSVSVVDYIPGGPPGTAAAAAAVAAAAYSNSINSVYSPAAHFPGTAPDNVYMTGPVHSSNFYPMPDNLFHQYRLQGVSGYYPEYHTSTSASTFVPTNGLIPYDSYGITKEDTMRWHEGTKSYGPPGESGQSHPASAESSQQPDAPSGCATSEAPYLVSGFAAAAVSTDPRSPHVPKGSCHQTVKSVSPHSSEELVDPCCTVDGNATPTKDSIDRHAHHGSQAHHGPHSTQHHHPGTHHQASHHNAHHHHHQHHQAVQHHQDIQQLHPHTHPHSHPTHRHRNGDGTEEHKLGGVKSPAASSSPIRHNEPQRQTVLMWGDARHKRYTERTELFDVTKRDRPKLHC, encoded by the exons ATGAAAATGAGTCAGCTGGGAACAGTTTATGCCACCAAAAGGAGGCGTCGCAATGGCAAAAG TATCAAGACTACACCAAAAGAGGGCATCACGAAAAGCAATCCTTCCAAAAGACACCGGGAGCGGCTAAACGCAGAGCTAGATCTTTTGGCTTCGTTACTTCCATTTGAGCAAAACATATTGAGTAAGCTGGACAGATTAAGCATTCTTCGGCTGTCGGTGAGCTATTTGAGGATTAAAAGCTATTTTCAAG TGGTGATGCACAAAGAAAAGGGTGAAAATGGATTGATGCCACACTCCGTTTCAGAGGAAAGCTATCGGGCGCGAGATTTTACTTCCTATGATCATAGCTTTATAGTGGACAGCGACATGTTTTTGCAG gCACTTAATGGTTTCATTATGATTCTCACCTGTGAGGGAGAAGTATTCTTTGCAACACACACCATAGAAAGCTACCTAGGATTTCATCAG tccgatatcatcCATCAATCCGTATACGAGCTGGTACATTCTGAAGACCGTGAAGAGCTGCAGAAACAACTGTTGTGGAACTCCTTCCTGCCGGCTGATCTATCCGGTATTCAGCTGTCCGAAGCTTTAGTGCCTGAAAAGGATAAGCTTTTGGAGCGAAGCTTTACCGTTCGATTTCGCTGTTTGTTAGACAATACTTCCGGCTTTctg CGCTTGGATATACGTGGCCGGGTGAAGATACTACATggacaaaataaaaagaatgAAGAGCCTCCACTTGCTCTGTTTGCATTTTGTACACCATTTGGGCCTCCCAGCTTACTAGAGATTCCACCGAAAGAGAATATGTTTAAGTCCAAGCATAAACTCGACTTTTCGCTTGTTTCTATGGATCACAA AGGGAAAAATACTCTGGGatattccgattccgagctgGCAAACATGGGAGGATACGATTTGGTGCACTACGATGACTTAGCTTACGTGGCAAGCGCTCATCAGGAAC TACTAAAAACGGGAGCCTCGGGAATGATCGCCTATCGGTATCAGAAGAAGGATGGTGCATGGCAATGGCTGCAAACAAGCTCTAGGCTGGTGTATAAAAATTCCAAGCCTGACTTTGTCATCTGTACCCATCGTCAGCTGATGGAGGAAGAAGGGCGGGATTTACTCGGCAAACGCACGATGGATTTTAAA GTTAGCTATTTGGATGCTGGCATCTCTTCGACCTATTTCGAGTCAGAACAGTTGAGTATAGTAAGCTCAAATAATAGCAGCGCACCCAGTTCGCCGACCACATCCCAGCAACGTGCCAATCGGCGTTATAAAACACAGCTGCGCGATTTTCTCTCCACCTGTCGCCACAAGCGCAAGCTACCGAACCAATGTGCTGCCGAACAG GTTTCGCCTAGTGTGTCCGTAGTGGATTACATTCCTGGTGGACCGCCAGGTACGGCGGCCGCGGCAGCCGCAGTGGCTGCAGCTGCCTATTCCAACAGCATTAATAGTGTGTATTCGCCTGCAGCACACTTTCCCGGTACTGCGCCAGACAACGTGTATATGACCGGGCCGGTTCACTCGTCGAATTTTTACCCGATGCCCGATAATCTTTTCCACCAGTATCGGCTGCAAGGTGTAAGTGGCTACTATCCCGAGTATCATACCAGCACTAGTGCATCCACCTTTGTTCCTACTAACGGGCTTATTCCGTACGACAGTTATGGAATCACTAAAGAGGACACCATGCGATGGCATGAGGGGACAAAGAGCTACGGTCCACCCGGCGAGTCAGGCCAATCGCACCCGGCCAGTGCCGAATCGTCGCAACAACCGGATGCACCTAGTGGATGTGCCACAAGCGAAGCACCATATCTGGTTAGTGGctttgctgcagctgcagtcAGTACCGATCCTCGATCCCCTCATGTTCCCAAAGGCTCGTGCCACCAGACTGTTAAAAGTGTTTCCCCACACTCATCCGAGGAGCTGGTCGATCCTTGCTGTACGGTAGATGGTAACGCCACACCGACCAAAGATTCAATCGATCGTCACGCACACCATGGCAGCCAGGCGCATCATGGGCCGCACAgcacacaacaccaccatcccGGTACCCATCATCAAGCCTCCCACCATAatgctcaccaccaccatcaccaacatCACCAAGCTGTGCAACATCATCAGGATATTCAGCAGCTGCATCCGCACACGCATCCTCATTCGCATCCCACTCATCGCCATCGGAACGGTGATGGGACGGAGGAACACAAATTGGGCGGCGTAAAATCACCGGCCGCTTCCTCGTCGCCTATCCGCCACAACGAGCCGCAGCGCCAGACCGTTCTGATGTGGG GTGATGCTCGACACAAGCGATACACTGAACGGACTGAATTATTCGATGTTACCAAACGCGATCGACCAAAATTGCATTGCTGA
- the LOC1279681 gene encoding aryl hydrocarbon receptor isoform X3, translating to MKMSQLGTVYATKRRRRNGKSIKTTPKEGITKSNPSKRHRERLNAELDLLASLLPFEQNILSKLDRLSILRLSVSYLRIKSYFQVVMHKEKGENGLMPHSVSEESYRARDFTSYDHSFIVDSDMFLQALNGFIMILTCEGEVFFATHTIESYLGFHQSDIIHQSVYELVHSEDREELQKQLLWNSFLPADLSGIQLSEALVPEKDKLLERSFTVRFRCLLDNTSGFLRLDIRGRVKILHGQNKKNEEPPLALFAFCTPFGPPSLLEIPPKENMFKSKHKLDFSLVSMDHKGKNTLGYSDSELANMGGYDLVHYDDLAYVASAHQELLKTGASGMIAYRYQKKDGAWQWLQTSSRLVYKNSKPDFVICTHRQLMEEEGRDLLGKRTMDFKVSYLDAGISSTYFESEQLSIVSSNNSSAPSSPTTSQQRANRRYKTQLRDFLSTCRHKRKLPNQCAAEQVSPSVSVVDYIPGGPPGTAAAAAAVAAAAYSNSINSVYSPAAHFPGTAPDNVYMTGPVHSSNFYPMPDNLFHQYRLQGLWNH from the exons ATGAAAATGAGTCAGCTGGGAACAGTTTATGCCACCAAAAGGAGGCGTCGCAATGGCAAAAG TATCAAGACTACACCAAAAGAGGGCATCACGAAAAGCAATCCTTCCAAAAGACACCGGGAGCGGCTAAACGCAGAGCTAGATCTTTTGGCTTCGTTACTTCCATTTGAGCAAAACATATTGAGTAAGCTGGACAGATTAAGCATTCTTCGGCTGTCGGTGAGCTATTTGAGGATTAAAAGCTATTTTCAAG TGGTGATGCACAAAGAAAAGGGTGAAAATGGATTGATGCCACACTCCGTTTCAGAGGAAAGCTATCGGGCGCGAGATTTTACTTCCTATGATCATAGCTTTATAGTGGACAGCGACATGTTTTTGCAG gCACTTAATGGTTTCATTATGATTCTCACCTGTGAGGGAGAAGTATTCTTTGCAACACACACCATAGAAAGCTACCTAGGATTTCATCAG tccgatatcatcCATCAATCCGTATACGAGCTGGTACATTCTGAAGACCGTGAAGAGCTGCAGAAACAACTGTTGTGGAACTCCTTCCTGCCGGCTGATCTATCCGGTATTCAGCTGTCCGAAGCTTTAGTGCCTGAAAAGGATAAGCTTTTGGAGCGAAGCTTTACCGTTCGATTTCGCTGTTTGTTAGACAATACTTCCGGCTTTctg CGCTTGGATATACGTGGCCGGGTGAAGATACTACATggacaaaataaaaagaatgAAGAGCCTCCACTTGCTCTGTTTGCATTTTGTACACCATTTGGGCCTCCCAGCTTACTAGAGATTCCACCGAAAGAGAATATGTTTAAGTCCAAGCATAAACTCGACTTTTCGCTTGTTTCTATGGATCACAA AGGGAAAAATACTCTGGGatattccgattccgagctgGCAAACATGGGAGGATACGATTTGGTGCACTACGATGACTTAGCTTACGTGGCAAGCGCTCATCAGGAAC TACTAAAAACGGGAGCCTCGGGAATGATCGCCTATCGGTATCAGAAGAAGGATGGTGCATGGCAATGGCTGCAAACAAGCTCTAGGCTGGTGTATAAAAATTCCAAGCCTGACTTTGTCATCTGTACCCATCGTCAGCTGATGGAGGAAGAAGGGCGGGATTTACTCGGCAAACGCACGATGGATTTTAAA GTTAGCTATTTGGATGCTGGCATCTCTTCGACCTATTTCGAGTCAGAACAGTTGAGTATAGTAAGCTCAAATAATAGCAGCGCACCCAGTTCGCCGACCACATCCCAGCAACGTGCCAATCGGCGTTATAAAACACAGCTGCGCGATTTTCTCTCCACCTGTCGCCACAAGCGCAAGCTACCGAACCAATGTGCTGCCGAACAG GTTTCGCCTAGTGTGTCCGTAGTGGATTACATTCCTGGTGGACCGCCAGGTACGGCGGCCGCGGCAGCCGCAGTGGCTGCAGCTGCCTATTCCAACAGCATTAATAGTGTGTATTCGCCTGCAGCACACTTTCCCGGTACTGCGCCAGACAACGTGTATATGACCGGGCCGGTTCACTCGTCGAATTTTTACCCGATGCCCGATAATCTTTTCCACCAGTATCGGCTGCAAGGT TTATGGAATCACTAA
- the LOC1279682 gene encoding IDLSRF-like peptide produces MAPTNWLWFGNIFFVSFPLAILGIDLSRLYGHMPAVSKRNEACHPYEPFKCPGDGNCISIQYLCDGAPDCSDGYDEDMRLCTAAKRPPVEETASFLQSLLASHGPNYLEKLFGSKARDALAPLGGVEKVAIALSESQTIEDFGAALHLMRSDLEHLRSVFMAVENGDLGMLKSIGIKDSELGDVKFFLEKLVNTGFLD; encoded by the exons ATGGCTCCTACAAACTGGTTGTGGTttggaaacatattttttgtgtCCTTCCCGTTGGCGATTTTGGGAATCGATCTAAGTAGACTCTACGGGCATATGCCAGCTGTTTCTAAGCGCAATG AGGCTTGCCATCCATACGAGCCGTTCAAGTGCCCGGGCGATGGAAATTGTATTTCCATACAGTACCTGTGCGACGGTGCGCCCGATTGCTCCGATGGGTATGACGAAGATATGCGTCTTTGTACAGCAG CAAAGCGTCCACCAGTTGAGGAAACAGCATCATTCTTACAAAGCTTGCTGGCATCACACGGTCCTAACTATCTGGAAAAATTATTCGGCAGTAAAGCGCGTGACGCATTAGCACCACTTGGTGGTGTGGAAAAAGTGGCCATTGCTCTCAGTGAATCGCAAACCATCGAAGATTTTGGAGCCGCTCTGCATTTGATGCG GTCTGACCTCGAGCATTTACGATCAGTTTTCATGGCAGTGGAGAACGGCGATTTGGGCATGTTAAAATCGATCGGTATCAAAGATTCAGAGCTGGGTGACGTAAAGTTTTTCCTAGAGAAACTCGTCAACACTGGCTTCCTAGACTGA